A region of the Culex quinquefasciatus strain JHB chromosome 1, VPISU_Cqui_1.0_pri_paternal, whole genome shotgun sequence genome:
tcttagcgggttgcagactggatttcatCATGTATATGTGATGAATGTTCAGCCCAGGTAGCTGCGAAATTGATTAAAGGGAATCAAAACCAATTCTACCCGAACAGGATCCGTCCATTgtcggccgctcccatctccactaTTCACCGGCGAAGGAGAAagcaaaaattgtaaatatttttaatcgagcccaaacatattatttttaatgcaggaaaatgcattaaaaaatatcaatctcACTCCATCCAACAAAACGTCACGTTGCGATAGGTTACGACCtaaatggtaaaaacaagtcactcCACTTAAATACCAACTAGGCAAAGCACATCATCGAATGCACTTTAATTGGTATTAAAAGACCCACCGTGCACGGACAGTGCCGATGGCGGCGCCGTGAATTACCATAATGTAGTCGACAAAATGATAGTGTGTCGGCGGCACACACTAGGTTTGTCATGCAACAGGTCTCATCGTTTATTTACAATACCCCAGGTGACTTACACCGACCGTGTAACCGCGCGGCAGTGGTTTCCGGCAAGATTCGGCTTTGGGTTGTTCGGTTTCAACCGGAAAACGTCACCTATAGTTACAACACATAGATTGAGATGTATTGAGATGTTCAGAGTGACTTGCTCAAAATTCCAATTTCGCGTTGCCCAGCCTACTGCTCGTTATCTGTGGGAGACAATCGAGCCGATCCGGTGAACTTTCGCCGCCGGTGATCATCGTGACGTTTGCCGGTTTCATGAGCGATATCCGCCTACTATGGCGCTGGTGACCGTCACCGAGAACCCCTATTGTTATTGATTTCCATGGTTGCAACCTGAAGGTATTTCATTGCGCTCAACTTCCCATGATTTGATGAGAGGAATTTTCCGTGTCAACGGGCCTGTCAATGGAGATTTCACTTTCAGTTTAGTCTGTCTCATCGGTTATTATGCAACTGACAGCCGCCGCCTTTGATGGGTTTAAACCTAaacctaaataaaaaataattaaaatttaatgtgaACCGGAAGATGTCGGAAAAAGAAACACTGTTCACATAAATATAATGTTCTAGCTAAAATTGCTGTCCAATCAAAATGCATACCGCAATCCATCCTTGATGAACCATTGTTTAGATTCACTTGAATTGTTGAATTCCCAAATCGTTCAAATGTTCGACGAAACTCTCCAGAAGAACGATCAATCCAACCAATTAGTATGCCAACATTGACTTCAAGTCCGTCCAACCTTTTCTAGTTATGTTCTTCTTGTTATCGCATTAGAACGTGATCATCAACGACACGATCTACCGCACGCTCCAGCTAGAACACTGGCGAGGCGATTAGCTCGTCACGTTGATACTTGACTCACCCCATTTTTGATCTTCTCCCGTAGATCCCGGTGAACGTGTACTACGAATCGCTATGCCCGGACAGCGCCAAGTTCATCAACGAGCAGCTCTATCCGGCTCTGCAGCAGTTCCGGGGCAATGTTGACCTCAAGTTGATCCCGTTCGGCAAGGCGTCCTACAGGACGCAGGGTTCGGAGACGACCTTCGAGTGCCACCACGGGCCGAACGAGTGCTACGGTAACAAGGTGCACGCCTGTGCCATCCAGCACATCGAGGGTAGCTCGTACGAGCCGAACAACACGAAGGAGGTACTGACGCTGAACTACGTCAACTGTCTGATGGAACGGGCCCAGCTCAAGTCGGGCGAGTTCCCCGGAGAGTCGTGCGCTCGCGACACGGACATCCGCAACTGGGAGAACATTGCGGCGTGTGCCAACGACACTGAGGGAAGCGACCTGCTGCGCAAGGCCGGCGACGAAACGAACAAGCTGCAGAAGCCGCTGACGAGCGTGCCGACGGTGGCGTTCCGACAGGTAAGGCttgcgtttgacagtttgttACCTCAATGTCAATCAACATTGATCCAAAATCCCACCTTCTTTCTAGACTTACGACCGCGACACCCAGAACCAGGCCGTGGACAACTTCCGGGCAGCGCTCTGCAAGAACCTCAACCCGGCGCCGGTCGCGTGCCGTAACATCCCCGGCGGCAGTGCCCCCGGCCTAGCCTCATTCGGACTGGTCACGCTGGTCTCGGTGATCCTCACCCGTTTGCTGTGAAGcactaaaaaatgttgttttcaaaGTATTAGCGATTATCCGTCCATCACGTGGTGCATTTAAGAGTTAAAAATTGATCTTTAAGAAACAAAAGTATTGTGAATTGTTGTAAACAAAACGTGAACATTTTAATGATCTTTATAAGAGAAAATCAAAAGAAACGAAACACTAgttgtaaaaataaacaaaattgaaataaagaGCTAACCCTCCTAAAAAGAGACTAACTACAAACGCACGAGTCCTTGATGTTGTTATTGATCCAGCGGAGAAACTTGCTCACCCGGGTGTACACGCCCGGGTAGTTTTTCTGGGCACAGGCCCGGCCCCAGGACACGATGCCGACCAGCTCGTAGCGGAGCGTTTTGTTGTTGTACACCTGCAGTGGGCCGCCGCTGTCGCCCtacaagaaaaaaagttttgacacAAGGTTACCTCTGTTTTGATTGACTTTGATCTTCAAGGTaacgcaaactgtcaaaatcaaTCGCCCAAAACCCACCTGACACGAGTCCCGGCCGCCCTCGACGTACCCCGCGCAAATCATCTTGTTCGTAATCTGAATTGCCCAATAGCCGGCCCTCCGGCAGGCCCGGTTCGCCAGAATGGGCACCTTCAGCTCCTGCAGTGTCGCCGACAGTCCGCCGCCGGCAGTTTTACCCCACCCGGTGACGACGGCCATCTTGCCCTCGTACGCGGCGTCCGTGTCCGCCGGCAAACAGATTGGCACGAGCCGGTCCGCGCTGATGGCCACCGGGAAGGTCATCTCGAGCAGGGCAATGTCGTTGTTGTTGGACAGGCCGTTGAAGAAGAACGTCCGGATGGATTTGACGCTGCGTTCGACCGAGTTGGAGGTCGGTTTGGTGCGATTGTGCACGAGTAGTTGGACACGGAAGCGGGCCGGATCTTGGCGGATGGCGCAGTGGGCGGCGGTCAGGATGTAGCGGTCCGAGACGAGGGAACCTCCGCAGGTGAACCGGTTGTTGTAGTACAGTGCGGCCATCCAGGAGTAGGCGTTTTCCCGGGACACGACTCCGCCGACGATTTTGCCCTGGATTTCTGCGTTGCCGCATTCTGGAACGAGAGGgcagatttttcatatttttgctcAGCATTCTAATTTAGTTCGGCAAAATCAAGAAGAAAAATCCAGGTGCTTTACAACTAACAActtgacgctgtcgtgctatcttgtcgcatccgccatttcgacgtttcgagaaaaacgcgttgtattgtttgaccttgaataaacaaaaactagagcacgcaatgtaaacaataacaaacacgttttgtttggctgaccattctgtgcattgtcccgaagtttggttgaagttggttgctggagtctcgagttataattacgaatgtttacggtagtctaacttgtacgtgcgtcaaacgcgttctgacctgaaatccctttggccagttgtcgcacttacatcaactttcagggagtgacaagatagaaCGACAAGAttcaaacttctttcatatgaagagcgacaacaatgctcgcagttttttcggttttttattgaatatctcaggattagaatcgaattttggagatctgtaAAGGTCAAATGGTGAGgctttgtgagctgcacaaaatggcgttcttaactcgatTTTGTCCAAAaagcacgtgcgacaagttagcacgacggcgacgaactaACCCCCAATAACAAACAAATAATATTAGGTTCATAAAAGGTATCAATTTGGCTAAAAATcgttataaaagcatttttttctggTGGAAATATCTGGCATTCTTGCCATTTGAACCGACATCATTGAATGTTACCTCAATTATCTTAAAAAACGAATTTGACTTTAtaagctgtcggccaccattgctagtaccaaccactaatgtcttcctttttatctacaaggacttcgccgccctgggctcctaagtgtatgaaagtatggcacggagcgacggcgccgaatacccatatttacaaaaagaaatttagagcgcccgccgcgggattcgaaccggcgacctctggattgtgactccagtgcgcggtccgattgatccacacgggcgggacaattaGAAGGAAAGCAGCAGTGAAAGTGTTTCTTAAacttagttttattgaaaatagttgGGAATCTAAAGGAATTTCAACCTAATTTAAAACATCCCAAATAATCTTCTCACAGCAACAAATTATTAAAAGAATTCGACAATTCAGTCAGTTAagcaattaaaaataatcttgaagaaaaaaaatcacgacgTTTCcggattattcaaaatttaaaatttatagcaATAACAATGATTGAGAGACAcgtttttaagataaaaatgataaaaattgtaaaaaataacttACTACATTGAGTGCAGTTGAGTTCCCTCGCAGAGTATGGTAATTCATTTTCAGGCTCCTCAAGAGACTCGGTCACCCACTCGGCCGGTGTTCCGTCTTCAGTGACATCAAAATAGTCGCTGGTAAAGTCTTCCGTAACCTAAAACACCGAAATTCACCTTAATTTTTGTCACATCGCATCCCTCAGCCCCTTCTCACCGTTTCCGTAGTGACCTGCTCCGTCGACTCTTCAGTGGCCGCTCCGCCCAAGTCATCGAAACTCGTTAAAGTGCCACAACTCACAGCTGCCACCATCAGGCAGCTGATAATGTTCACGAAAGCGCAAATCGTCCTCATGTGACGCGATGTGACCGGAGGCCAAACGAAAACTAATTTAGGGTCATCTTCCTCGGCCTCGGCTTGTGGCGCGTCACCGCGCGACGGATAACGGGAATAGTTTAAAGCTTGGTCCAAGCCCAAGAAAATGTGAATATGTTATAGGAACTGACCGAGTTGTGTCCCCTGTTTGTCTATCCAACGCTGGACGATGGGTTTTGATACGGTTGATGGTGATTTAAGAGGGGACCTGATTTATggccttttttttcgtttatatttttattatctgaGATCTGGCGAGTATGATCTTGCAGATTTTGCTAGCAATTGAGAAccttgtaatttattttttttttgttgaaattttacataaacataaatttaaactttgaaaaatgtttacaaCGGCCCCAAcaaatttaggaaaattttatttttcctgtgCTTTTGCTCCTATTTTTACACGGTTTCATATATGTAGaacatctcaaaatttcatattacagataatttataaaatctatctaggggaaatatactctttctaatcaaacacctatcttcgtcatatggagagtttgatactcgattaaagctccaaaaatactatttaggctataaacttaccagcaacagcaccgccttgagtaagcacgcaaatgtttgccattttttggccaaaaacgatcaaatttaatgctcttttgatcataatttctattttgcgagaccatttctcgtcATTTTGTTGGCTCACACATCCACACacaagatgagagcttaactgcttaacgaaagtcgccgtcaatatcttttcacttgcgctaacattttcaaagcgcttaagatatgaaatttcttccaactaccggcaacatgttcgtttgaacattagttagtgactcacatgaaaaataatcccgaaatgtaaataatttgcaagcgccataaaaaaaaacaaacgcgccaagtattttgacgtttgaactttgacgacccattccaatcgaaggctgaagaaacccgagcgagaagcgaaggcaaataaagaacaaagggtggccaccaacaccaccagcagcgcctgttggagtgagccagtgatggccggaaattttctctataaattcGTTTtttgtgagtgttcgcttaaaatttcatcaattttggcagcactaagcagacccaaaagagcgctggaacaaaaaaaaaatgaattaaggtgaaaataggaaaatgggcgtggcccaatgcattctcgacAGATAAGAATATGCAAATacatttcaaagtttatgtcaaaccgcccccccccccctccccttcaatGTCGGCCTTGtggcaattttttttggaaaaacttcaaaattttaatgaaaattaaagattaatcaactgaaaaccagtttaaatgcattttcctgcgttcataatcatgtttagcatgtttgaactcctttgaaaacatttaaaattttcattaaataccaatgtacagttcaacaaaaagttttttttttgagcatgagcatggttgactgccaatgagctgctactccgttattgacagatcagctgaagttaaacaatgaatcgaAAATGaccagtgggagccaaccatccgttcactatttaacctctgaagatctctactttattagtcaata
Encoded here:
- the LOC6040942 gene encoding GILT-like protein 1 yields the protein MLTSKSAVAIVVALFVIHVEGQSKIPVNVYYESLCPDSAKFINEQLYPALQQFRGNVDLKLIPFGKASYRTQGSETTFECHHGPNECYGNKVHACAIQHIEGSSYEPNNTKEVLTLNYVNCLMERAQLKSGEFPGESCARDTDIRNWENIAACANDTEGSDLLRKAGDETNKLQKPLTSVPTVAFRQTYDRDTQNQAVDNFRAALCKNLNPAPVACRNIPGGSAPGLASFGLVTLVSVILTRLL
- the LOC6040943 gene encoding trypsin encodes the protein MRTICAFVNIISCLMVAAVSCGTLTSFDDLGGAATEESTEQVTTETVTEDFTSDYFDVTEDGTPAEWVTESLEEPENELPYSARELNCTQCKCGNAEIQGKIVGGVVSRENAYSWMAALYYNNRFTCGGSLVSDRYILTAAHCAIRQDPARFRVQLLVHNRTKPTSNSVERSVKSIRTFFFNGLSNNNDIALLEMTFPVAISADRLVPICLPADTDAAYEGKMAVVTGWGKTAGGGLSATLQELKVPILANRACRRAGYWAIQITNKMICAGYVEGGRDSCQGDSGGPLQVYNNKTLRYELVGIVSWGRACAQKNYPGVYTRVSKFLRWINNNIKDSCVCS